TTATAGTGATAATACTTGAGTATAAATTCTCACTTTAATTGAAGAAGGAATGTAGTTAAACTGTTCTGATATAATAAGTTCTGTTTCCACAGACAATTTATTGAAATAAGTTACAAATAACTTATGAACATACTAcaaactgtatttttttttcataaattctaCCATATAACTGCACAAGCATTTATGCCACAATTGTTAATCTGATGAATAAGCTAATTCAGacataaaatctaaataaatgcAAATGTAAGTCAAGTacattatttgttgtttatgaCAGCTGACTCAGTTTGGTTGTGGAAGTTTGGCACTTGCTTCTCACTACAATCACTGCACTTTGGACGGTTTTGCAATAAGAGATTTTGAGGTAAACTTAGGGGCATTAACACGTGGTGAGGATCTCATCACAGTACCTAATGCAGATAGAACACTGCTGAGAGCAAGAAATCCTCCAATTGTAAGCCATCCACATTTTGAGTACTCAAAATCTACTGTGACACACAACTTGTTTACTCTCCGAGGCAAAAGTGGTACCAATGTCATGCAGTCCCTGCCAGAAAACCAGATTCAAGTGCTTCATTTGTCGCCACAAAGCATTGCTAGCTTCAAAAAGAAAGCCCTGGAGGAGGACAAAACCTTAAAGAACACAACCACTTTTCAGGTTGTTGCTGCCAAAATATGGAAGGCAAGAAGCATTGCAACAAGGATGTCGGAGGAAAAAGTGTCCACAATGCTGTTTCCAGTGGATGTGAGGAAAAGGGTTGTTCCTGAACTCCCAGATGGGTTTGCAGGGAATGCATTGGTCCCTGGTTTTGCAAGAGCAACTGTGAGGGAGCTGAAGGAGCTAGAAGATTCAAGTCACATAAGGAAGGTGCAAGAAGGGCTTGAAAGGTTGAATAATGAGTACATTAAGTCAGGAATAGATTGGTTAGAAGTGAACAAAGGAGCACCTTGTATGGAAGATAGTTTCTCCTTGGTGGCATGGTGG
This sequence is a window from Vigna angularis cultivar LongXiaoDou No.4 chromosome 2, ASM1680809v1, whole genome shotgun sequence. Protein-coding genes within it:
- the LOC108327906 gene encoding acyltransferase GLAUCE; this encodes MGKIELVEKIVVVPEQPTPRKRMFLSNIDLSLVVYQDSASFFDPPTTQMSFSEICNKLYSALGKMLVQYDFMAGRLVPSLEETNRFEIDCNGAGIVVAAARTDRKLSEFGVISAPNPQLRELVLFLHEGCDQETDLKEKPLASLQLTQFGCGSLALASHYNHCTLDGFAIRDFEVNLGALTRGEDLITVPNADRTLLRARNPPIVSHPHFEYSKSTVTHNLFTLRGKSGTNVMQSLPENQIQVLHLSPQSIASFKKKALEEDKTLKNTTTFQVVAAKIWKARSIATRMSEEKVSTMLFPVDVRKRVVPELPDGFAGNALVPGFARATVRELKELEDSSHIRKFLLGGMVEIGVRGTAFCMG